The genomic DNA CGCGCCAACCGCACCATCGGGCAGCTTGACCCGACAATGCGTGGGGTTGCGGGCCGTAACCTCGGGCAGGCCCGTGGAGCCCTGACCGAGGCGCTGAGTGAACGTCAGCGAGTTCTTGAAGCCGAACATGAGGCACAGGTTCTTGTTGACGAGCAGGTGGATGTCACGATTCCCACCCAGCGCATTCACGCCGGAGCGCGGCACCCGCTGGAAACCCTCATGGAAGAGGTCGCAGATTTCTTCGTCGGCATGGGATGGGAAATTGCCGAGGGGCCCGAAATTGAACACGAATGGTTCAACTTTGACTCCTTGAATTTTGACATCGACCACCCGGCACGTCAGATGCAAGACACTCTCTACATCGACGGCACCAGCGCGGGAGGTCAGGGGGAAGCTGACGGACACCTCGTGATGCGCACGCACACGTCACCCGTCCAGTCGCGAGCCATGCTCACTCGCGGTGTTCCTCTCTACGTTGCGTGCCCAGGAAAGGTCTTCCGTTCCGACGCGTTGGATGCAACGCACACCCCGGTCTTCCACCAGGTTGAGGGACTCGCTGTGGACAAAGGCCTGACAATGGCCCATCTCAAAGGCGTCCTCGATCATTTCGCTCGGGCGATGTTCGGCCCCGAGGCGAAGACACGACTGCGCCCCTCCTTCTTCCCCTTCACCGAGCCGAGCGCCGAAATGGATCTGTGGTTCCCCCAAAAGAAAGGTGGACCCGGTTGGATCGAATGGGGTGGGTGCGGCATGGTCAACCCGAATGTCCTCATTGCTAACGGAATTGACCCAGCCGTTTACTCCGGTTTCGCTTTCGGTATGGGAATTGAACGCACGCTCATGCTTCGGCATGGCATCGCCGACATGCATGACATTGTCGAGGGCGACATCCGCTTCTCCACACAGTTCGGCCTCACAGGAAGGGGACACTGATATGCCAATGGTTCCACTGTCGTGGCTGTCTGACCACGTTGAGATTGATCCCGGCGTTGACGCTTCCAGCCTCGCGGCTGCCCTTGTTCGGATTGGCCTTGAAGAAGAGGAAATCCACCCCGCGCGTGTGACCGGGCCGCTCGTTGTTGGCCGCGTTCTGTCTCGCGTTGAAGAGACCGCATCGAACGGTAAAGTTGTCAACTACTGCCGTGTTGACTGCGGTGAATTCAATGACGCACCGGGAACAGGGAAAGAACCTTCCGAGCTGCCTAGTCGTGGGATTATCTGCGGTGCCCACAATTTCGACGTTGACGACCTCGTTGTTGTTGCTCTGCCGGGGGCTGTGCTTCCCGGAGATTTCGCGATTGCGGCGCGCAAGACTTACGGACATATCTCCGACGGCATGATCTGTTCGGCACGGGAACTGGGCCTAGGAGAGGACCACTCCGGCATCATCGTGCTCCCCACGATGTTCCCCGACCGTGAAATCCCTGCGCCCGGCACCGACATTGTGACCTGGCTGGGCCTTGGTGAAGAAGTCCTTGAAATTAACGTCACCCCCGATCGCGGGTACTGCTTCTCGATGCGCGGCGTGGCCCGTGAATACTCCCATTCAACGGGTGCCCCTTTCACGGATCCCGGTCTCCCCGGAGCCCTCGGGGGGTGCCCACCGGCTGCTTCCGCCGACGGTTTCCCCGTTCGCATTACCGATGACGCGCCGATCCGTGGTCATCGTGGCGCTGATCGCTTCGTTGCGCGCGTGGTCCGCGGCGTCAACCCGAATGCGCCAACACCTCGGTGGATGGTTGAGCGCCTGGAGATGGCGGGGATGCGGTCCGTGTCCCTCGCTGTTGACATCACGAACTACGTCATGCTTGACCTTGGGCAGCCGATGCACGCCTATGACCTCGATGCCCTCGAAGGTCCGATCGTTGTTCGGCGTGCACGCCCTCAGGAAACACTGACAACCCTGGATGGGCAGACGCTCGACCTCGATCCTGAGGACCTGCTCATCACGGATTCCCCCGAGGGTGAAGGATCCCGGATCATTGGTTTAGCCGGTGTCATGGGTGGGCAATACTCAGAGGTTGAGTCGGACACAACGAATGTTCTCCTTGAGGCCGCCCACTTTGATTCCGTCTCCGTTGCCCGATCCGCCAGACGTCACAAGCTCCATTCGGACGCGTCGAAGCGTTTTGAGCGCGGAACCGATCCGCAGCTCCCCGCTGTTGCGGCGCAGCGGGCCGTTGAATTGCTTGTCGAATACGGCGGGGGAGTTGCCGACGACGCAGCAACCGATGTTGATGAGCGCGAAGAATCTCCAACGATTTCCCTTCCCTACGGCGAAGCGCAGCGACTGACGGGCGTGTCCTTGAGCGTCGATCGAATCCGGGAGGTCCTTGAACTCATCGGCGCAACCATTGAGTCAGCGGATGATGAGGCGCGTGTCCTCACCGTTATTCCTCCGTCGTGGCGCCCTGACCTGAAGGCTGGAGCCGACCTCGTTGAGGAAATTGCCCGTCTTGACGGCTACGACAACATTCCCTCGGTTCTCCCGCCAGCCCCCGCCGGTCGCGGCCTGACTCAGGCTCAGAAGGCACGCCGTATCGCTGCGGACGTTCTGGCTCAGTCTGGTCTCGTCGAGGTTGAGTCCTATCCTTTCGTGTCGGATTCCTTTGACCGTCAGGGGCTTGCGCAGGATGATCCGCGCCGTCATGCTCTGCGGATGCGCAACCCGATGGCTGACGATGCGCCGCTGCTGCGCACGTCGATCCTCGACACGCTTTTAGATGTCGCGGGACGCAATGTGTCACGAGGCAACGAGAACACTGCGGTGTTTGAGATGGGAATGGTTGCCCGTCCTGAGGGCACGGTGCCTTGTGAACTCCCGACCGCCGAGCATCGTCCCGATGACCAGACGCTTGCCGCGCTCTTTGCTGGTACTCCGGCGCAGCCGTGGCACGTGGGAGCGATCCTCACAGGAAATGCGCACATGCCGAGTGTTCTTGGAGCCTCGCGGCCCGTTGATTGGGCGGATGCGCTTGAATGTGTCCGATCCGTTGCTCGCGCCCTTGGGGTGCGTGTTGAAGTAACTCGTGCGTGGATGCCTCAGGTGGAGAAACGCCGTGGTGCTCCAATGCCGGAGCCTGCAACGAATCCCGCTGATGTTGCTCCGTGGCATCCTGGGCGAGTGGCCCGCGTGTTCGTTCGCGCGGGACGTGAGTTGCGTTCGATTGCCCTTGCCGGCGAGCTTTCACCGTCGGCATGCCGCGCTTTCGGTTTGCCCTCGCGTTCGGTGGCCTTCGAGCTCGACCTCGATGCTCTGATCGCGTCGATGGCTGACGAGCCGATCCAGGTTAAAGCGGTATCGACGTATCCGCTGGCCAAAGAGGATATTGCTCTGGTTGTTCCTGCGGATGTCCCGGTGTCGCGCGTCGAGCAGGTGATCCGCAAAGCCGGTGGTGCGCTTCTTGAGCGAGTGACCCTCTTCGATATTTACGAGGGCGATCAGGTTGCGGCTGGTTCACGATCATTGGCTTTCAGTTTGAGACTGAGGGCCGCTGACCACACGCTGACGGCGGAGGAATCCGCTGGTGTGCGTGACGGAATCGTTGCGATGGCGAAGAAACAGTTGGGAGCCCAACTGCGGGCGTAGGATTTTCGTCCTTTCGTGTGGTAACCAACGCAAAAGAGGATCCCGGCTCAGTTTTCGAGCCGGGATTCTGTCACACTAGGGACATGCACATTTTGGTTACCGCTGCATCCAAGCATGGTTCAACAAATGACGTTGCAGACGCGATTGCGCAGCGCCTACGCGACAAGGGCCACGACGTTGATCGCATGGCCCCTGCGGATGTGACGTCGATCGACACCTATGACGCGGTGATTGTTGGTTCGGCTGTGTACATCCTTCAGTGGATGGAGGCCGCTCACGACTTCATGGAGCGTTTCGCTGATCAGTTGAAAACCACGCGGGTGTGGGCGTTCTCCGTGGGGATGAACGGTGTTCCCAAACATGCCCCTCAGGATCCGACGCGTATCGGACCTCTTCTCACGCGCGTTGAAGCGATTGACCTTCATTCCTTCGCCGGTCGTTACAACCCTGCTGTGCTGTCGCTTCGTGAACGCTCGGTTGCGCGTCTTGCGGGTGTCATTGAGGGAGATTTCCGCGATTGGGACGCAGTGAATGAGTGGGCGGATTCGATTGACGCTGCTTTGAGGAAGAACGAGATTCAGGCGTAGTTTGTGCCGCCGTTTGTCGGTGTGTGCGGCTGAGGGGGCAGTGTCCAAAGGCTGGCTTCCCGTGTCTGAGAGGGTCATGGGGCTCGCGAGCTGAGCGCTCGGGCTCGATGTATGTCACATGAAACGCTGATTTCATTTTCATGCGTTGAAGCGTATAATCATACACATGATGTTTTCGGTAGCAGTTGCCGGAGCCTCCGGATACGCCGGGGGAGAAATTCTTCGGCTCCTTGGGCAGCATCCCCACATGAAAGTGACAACGGTCACCGGCTCATCAACAGCGGGCGACCGTCTGATTGACCATCAGCCACACCTGACGGCACTGGCAGATTTGCGTATCCGTGAAACAACGGTTGACGTGCTCGCCGGTCATGACGTTGTCTTCCTTGCCCTTCCTCACGGACATTCGGGGAAAATCGGTGAGGAACTGGCGCAAAAGAGCCCGAAAACACTCGTCGTTGACTGCGCGGCCGACCATCGCCTCACCAGCGCCACCGAATGGGAACGCTACTACGCAAGCACATTCAGCCCTGCCTGGACCTACGGCATGCCCGAACTCATCCACGCAGGAGAACACACCGCGACTGCGCAGCGCGCCGCCCTGGCCAAGACCCAACGAATCGCCGTTCCCGGATGCAATGTCACTGCGGTGACCCTGGCAATTCAACCAGCCGTCCATGCGGGAATCGTTGATGCCAGCGCGCTGAACGCAACCCTCGCCGTCGGCTACTCCGGAGCGGGGAAGAAAGCGGCCACTCGGCTTCTGGCATCCGAAGCTCTGGGCAATCTCGTC from Schaalia sp. ZJ405 includes the following:
- the pheS gene encoding phenylalanine--tRNA ligase subunit alpha — protein: MASTAPELDPLDEHAVSTLVTQALADIEGAHNVAELKEVRLSILGDSAPLVRANRTIGQLDPTMRGVAGRNLGQARGALTEALSERQRVLEAEHEAQVLVDEQVDVTIPTQRIHAGARHPLETLMEEVADFFVGMGWEIAEGPEIEHEWFNFDSLNFDIDHPARQMQDTLYIDGTSAGGQGEADGHLVMRTHTSPVQSRAMLTRGVPLYVACPGKVFRSDALDATHTPVFHQVEGLAVDKGLTMAHLKGVLDHFARAMFGPEAKTRLRPSFFPFTEPSAEMDLWFPQKKGGPGWIEWGGCGMVNPNVLIANGIDPAVYSGFAFGMGIERTLMLRHGIADMHDIVEGDIRFSTQFGLTGRGH
- the pheT gene encoding phenylalanine--tRNA ligase subunit beta produces the protein MPMVPLSWLSDHVEIDPGVDASSLAAALVRIGLEEEEIHPARVTGPLVVGRVLSRVEETASNGKVVNYCRVDCGEFNDAPGTGKEPSELPSRGIICGAHNFDVDDLVVVALPGAVLPGDFAIAARKTYGHISDGMICSARELGLGEDHSGIIVLPTMFPDREIPAPGTDIVTWLGLGEEVLEINVTPDRGYCFSMRGVAREYSHSTGAPFTDPGLPGALGGCPPAASADGFPVRITDDAPIRGHRGADRFVARVVRGVNPNAPTPRWMVERLEMAGMRSVSLAVDITNYVMLDLGQPMHAYDLDALEGPIVVRRARPQETLTTLDGQTLDLDPEDLLITDSPEGEGSRIIGLAGVMGGQYSEVESDTTNVLLEAAHFDSVSVARSARRHKLHSDASKRFERGTDPQLPAVAAQRAVELLVEYGGGVADDAATDVDEREESPTISLPYGEAQRLTGVSLSVDRIREVLELIGATIESADDEARVLTVIPPSWRPDLKAGADLVEEIARLDGYDNIPSVLPPAPAGRGLTQAQKARRIAADVLAQSGLVEVESYPFVSDSFDRQGLAQDDPRRHALRMRNPMADDAPLLRTSILDTLLDVAGRNVSRGNENTAVFEMGMVARPEGTVPCELPTAEHRPDDQTLAALFAGTPAQPWHVGAILTGNAHMPSVLGASRPVDWADALECVRSVARALGVRVEVTRAWMPQVEKRRGAPMPEPATNPADVAPWHPGRVARVFVRAGRELRSIALAGELSPSACRAFGLPSRSVAFELDLDALIASMADEPIQVKAVSTYPLAKEDIALVVPADVPVSRVEQVIRKAGGALLERVTLFDIYEGDQVAAGSRSLAFSLRLRAADHTLTAEESAGVRDGIVAMAKKQLGAQLRA
- a CDS encoding flavodoxin domain-containing protein gives rise to the protein MHILVTAASKHGSTNDVADAIAQRLRDKGHDVDRMAPADVTSIDTYDAVIVGSAVYILQWMEAAHDFMERFADQLKTTRVWAFSVGMNGVPKHAPQDPTRIGPLLTRVEAIDLHSFAGRYNPAVLSLRERSVARLAGVIEGDFRDWDAVNEWADSIDAALRKNEIQA
- the argC gene encoding N-acetyl-gamma-glutamyl-phosphate reductase produces the protein MMFSVAVAGASGYAGGEILRLLGQHPHMKVTTVTGSSTAGDRLIDHQPHLTALADLRIRETTVDVLAGHDVVFLALPHGHSGKIGEELAQKSPKTLVVDCAADHRLTSATEWERYYASTFSPAWTYGMPELIHAGEHTATAQRAALAKTQRIAVPGCNVTAVTLAIQPAVHAGIVDASALNATLAVGYSGAGKKAATRLLASEALGNLVPYGVGGTHRHIPEIIQNLHVAGGQDVRVAFTPVLVPVSRGILATVTAPLRPNVTPDQCRAALEIYREETAIDVLGNGEIPTTKPVIGTGRAQVNVFVDDRAGVLVALAAIDNLGKGTGTAAIQSANLALGLDEWTGIPMIGVTP